One window from the genome of Saimiri boliviensis isolate mSaiBol1 chromosome 2, mSaiBol1.pri, whole genome shotgun sequence encodes:
- the LOC120360689 gene encoding surfeit locus protein 6-like isoform X1 produces MASLLAKDAYLQSLARKICARPGPQPQARTRAGKTQGPETAGPPKKKRKKTQKKFREREEKAAERKAKSLGEKSPAASGARKPEADQGEAVSASSSAQTPAGGPATQPESLFALDVLRQRLHEKIQEARGQGSAAELSPAALEKRQRRKQERDRKKRKRKELRAKEKARKAEEAAEAQEPVEPVPEGAVGAPREPAGLIFNKVEVREDEPASRAQRRKEKRRRVKGNLAPLTGRNYRQLLERLRARQSRLDELRGQDEGKARELEAKMKWTSLLYKAEGVKVRDDERLLQEALKRKEKRRAQRRRRWEKRTAGVVEKMRQRQDRRRQNLRRKKAARAEQRLLKARRKGRILPQDLERAGLA; encoded by the exons ATGGCCTCGCTGCTCGCCAAGGACGCCTACCTGCAGAGCCTGGCCAGGAAGATCTGCGCCCGGCCGGGCCCGCAGCCGCAGGCGCGCACGCGGG CTGGCAAAACTCAAGGCCCAGAAACTGCAGGGCCCccgaaaaagaaaaggaagaaaacacaaaagaaattccGGGAGCGAGAAGAAAAGGCTGCCGAGCGCAAGGCCAAGTCCTTGGGGGAGAAGTCGCCCGCAGCCTCTGGGGCCAGGAAGCCTGAGGCCGACCAAGGGGAAGCAGTTTCAGCTTCCAGCTCAGCACAGACCCCCGCAG GTGGCCCGGCCACACAGCCTGAGTCTCTGTTTGCCCTGGATGTTCTGCGACAGCGACTGCATGAGAAGATCCAGGAGGCCCGGGGCCAG GGCAGTGCCGCGGAGCTGTCCCCTGCTGCCCTGGAGAAAAGGCAGCGGAGAAAGCAGGAACGGGACCGGAAGAAGAGGAAGCGAAAGGAGCTGCGGGCGAAAGAGAAGGCCAGGAAGGCCGAGGAGGCCGCGGAGGCCCAGGAGCCCGTGGAGCCGGTTCCGGAGGGGGCCGTCGGGGCGCCTCGGGAGCCGGCGGGGCTGATCTTCAATAAG GTGGAGGTGCGTGAAGACGAGCCGGCCAGCAGGGCGCAGcgcaggaaggagaagaggcgGAGGGTGAAGGGGAACCTCGCGCCGCTGACCGGGAGGAACTACCGGCAGCTGCTGGAGCGCCTGCGGGCGCGGCAGAGCCGGCTGGACGAGCTGCGCGGCCAGGACGAGGGGAAGGCGCGGGAGCTGGAGGCCAAGATGAAGTGGACCAGCCTCCTGTACAAGGCGGAGGGCGTGAAGGTCCGGGACGACGAGCGCCTGCTGCAGGAGGCCCTGAAGCGCAAGGAGAAGCGCAGGGCGCAGCGGCGGCGCCGGTGGGAGAAGCGCACGGCTGGCGTGGTGGAGAAGATGCGGCAGCGCCAGGACCGGCGGCGGCAGAACCTGCGCAGGAAGAAGGCGGCCCGCGCCGAGCAACGCCTGCTCAAGGCCCGCAGGAAGGGCCGCATCCTGCCGCAGGACCTGGAGCGCGCGGGCCTGGCCTGA